The following are from one region of the Nicotiana tomentosiformis chromosome 7, ASM39032v3, whole genome shotgun sequence genome:
- the LOC104110191 gene encoding probable glycosyltransferase At5g03795 isoform X1 has translation MESYRKKMYYSSTSTRLLWIMVPFILVSIFFAFGNNSKTSTSLFSSSSSWLFSSVLKKSSGGEQPDFQPKVVAVAVAGNGGANREEALLEDYSFNSSNSFSPLTAESDQEVQKEAQELQEIQQPQVIQKNESFNIISYDKPHEFPSLNETHALPIETRIKRKFSNLERLEAKLGKFRAAIKEAATSGNQTDDADYIPSGPMYWNANAFHRSYLEMEKQFKVFVYEEGDQPIFHNGPCKSIYAMEGNFIYQMETTKFRTRDPEKAHIFFLPISVTAIVHFIYDRNSKEHWNPMKQTLRDYINLVAGKYPYWNRSLGADHFMLACHDWGPEISKAVPELFKNSIRALCNANTSEGFKPSKDVSFPEILLPGGTMDGLIGGPSPSHRSILAFFAGGLHGPIRPILLEHWENKDDDIQVHRYLPKGVSYYGMLRKSKYCLCPSGYEVASPRMVEALYTGCVPVLIKDHYVLPFSDVLNWKSFSVEVLVEEIPNLKKILAGISTRQYIRLQRRGKQVRRHFEVNMPPKRYDVFHMILHSIWLRRLNMRIRGVEYL, from the exons ATGGAAAGTTATAGAAAAAAGATGTATTATTCATCAACATCAACGAGGCTTTTGTGGATTATGGTGCCATTTATTTTGGTTTCTATTTTTTTCGCTTTTGGGAATAATTCAAAAACTTcaacttctttattttcttcttcttcaagttGGCTTTTTTCTTCAG TACTTAAAAAGAGTTCCGGCGGTGAGCAACCGGATTTTCAGCCAAAAGTGGTGGCGGTGGCGGTGGCTGGAAACGGCGGCGCTAACCGAGAAGAAGCTCTGTTGGAAGACTACAGCTTTAACAGTAGTAATAGTTTTTCTCCACTTACTGCTGAATCTGATCAAGAAGTTCAGAAAGAAGCTCAAGAACTTCAAGAAATTCAGCAACCA CAGGTTATACAGAAGAATGAAAGTTTTAACATTATTTCCTATGACAAACCACATGAGTTCCCTTCTTTGAATGAAACTCATGCTCTTCCAATTGAAACCAGAATCAAGAGAAAGTTTAGCAATTTGGAGAGATTAGAAGCCAAATTAGGGAAATTTCGAGCCGCCATCAAAGAAGCCGCTACGTCTGGAAATCAAACAGATGATGCCGATTACATTCCATCAGGTCCTATGTATTGGAATGCCAATGCTTTTCATAG GAGTTATTTGGAAATGGAAAAGCAATTCAAGGTATTTGTGTACGAAGAAGGCGATCAGCCTATTTTTCACAATGGTCCGTGCAAAAGCATATACGCGATGGAGGGAAACTTTATTTATCAAATGGAGACGACCAAATTCCGAACTAGAGACCCTGAGAAAGCTCATATATTTTTCCTACCAATCAGTGTGACGGCAATAGTTCACTTCATATATGATAGAAACTCCAAAGAACATTGGAATCCTATGAAACAAACGCTTAGGGATTACATTAATCTTGTCGCTGGGAAATATCCTTACTGGAATCGAAGCCTAGGCGCGGATCACTTCATGCTTGCTTGCCATGATTGG GGGCCTGAAATTTCCAAGGCTGTTCCGGAGCTATTCAAGAACTCAATTAGAGCGTTATGCAACGCAAATACCTCGGAAGGATTCAAACCTTCTAAAGATGTATCCTTTCCGGAGATCCTTCTTCCGGGAGGTACAATGGACGGCCTAATTGGCGGTCCATCCCCATCACATCGATCAATTTTGGCGTTCTTCGCCGGAGGACTTCATGGACCTATACGCCCGATACTTCTCGAGCATTGGGAAAACAAAGACGACGATATCCAAGTTCATAGGTATCTACCAAAGGGTGTCTCGTACTATGGCATGCTAAGGAAGAGTAAGTATTGCTTATGTCCAAGTGGTTATGAAGTTGCTAGTCCACGAATGGTCGAGGCACTTTACACGGGTTGTGTTCCGGTCCTTATTAAGGACCATTACGTACTACCTTTTAGCGATGTTTTAAACTGGAAATCGTTCTCGGTTGAAGTTCTTGTTGAGGAAATTCCTAACTTGAAGAAAATTCTGGCTGGAATTTCGACAAGGCAATATATAAGGTTGCAAAGAAGAGGTAAACAAGTGAGGAGGCATTTCGAAGTTAATATGCCTCCAAAACGTTACGATGTGTTTCACATGATCCTTCATTCTATTTGGCTTAGAAGACTAAACATGAGAATTCGTGGTGTTGAATATTTGTAA
- the LOC104110191 gene encoding probable glycosyltransferase At5g03795 isoform X2 has translation MESYRKKMYYSSTSTRLLWIMVPFILVSIFFAFGNNSKTSTSLFSSSSSWLFSSVLKKSSGGEQPDFQPKVVAVAVAGNGGANREEALLEDYSFNSSNSFSPLTAESDQEVQKEAQELQEIQQPVIQKNESFNIISYDKPHEFPSLNETHALPIETRIKRKFSNLERLEAKLGKFRAAIKEAATSGNQTDDADYIPSGPMYWNANAFHRSYLEMEKQFKVFVYEEGDQPIFHNGPCKSIYAMEGNFIYQMETTKFRTRDPEKAHIFFLPISVTAIVHFIYDRNSKEHWNPMKQTLRDYINLVAGKYPYWNRSLGADHFMLACHDWGPEISKAVPELFKNSIRALCNANTSEGFKPSKDVSFPEILLPGGTMDGLIGGPSPSHRSILAFFAGGLHGPIRPILLEHWENKDDDIQVHRYLPKGVSYYGMLRKSKYCLCPSGYEVASPRMVEALYTGCVPVLIKDHYVLPFSDVLNWKSFSVEVLVEEIPNLKKILAGISTRQYIRLQRRGKQVRRHFEVNMPPKRYDVFHMILHSIWLRRLNMRIRGVEYL, from the exons ATGGAAAGTTATAGAAAAAAGATGTATTATTCATCAACATCAACGAGGCTTTTGTGGATTATGGTGCCATTTATTTTGGTTTCTATTTTTTTCGCTTTTGGGAATAATTCAAAAACTTcaacttctttattttcttcttcttcaagttGGCTTTTTTCTTCAG TACTTAAAAAGAGTTCCGGCGGTGAGCAACCGGATTTTCAGCCAAAAGTGGTGGCGGTGGCGGTGGCTGGAAACGGCGGCGCTAACCGAGAAGAAGCTCTGTTGGAAGACTACAGCTTTAACAGTAGTAATAGTTTTTCTCCACTTACTGCTGAATCTGATCAAGAAGTTCAGAAAGAAGCTCAAGAACTTCAAGAAATTCAGCAACCA GTTATACAGAAGAATGAAAGTTTTAACATTATTTCCTATGACAAACCACATGAGTTCCCTTCTTTGAATGAAACTCATGCTCTTCCAATTGAAACCAGAATCAAGAGAAAGTTTAGCAATTTGGAGAGATTAGAAGCCAAATTAGGGAAATTTCGAGCCGCCATCAAAGAAGCCGCTACGTCTGGAAATCAAACAGATGATGCCGATTACATTCCATCAGGTCCTATGTATTGGAATGCCAATGCTTTTCATAG GAGTTATTTGGAAATGGAAAAGCAATTCAAGGTATTTGTGTACGAAGAAGGCGATCAGCCTATTTTTCACAATGGTCCGTGCAAAAGCATATACGCGATGGAGGGAAACTTTATTTATCAAATGGAGACGACCAAATTCCGAACTAGAGACCCTGAGAAAGCTCATATATTTTTCCTACCAATCAGTGTGACGGCAATAGTTCACTTCATATATGATAGAAACTCCAAAGAACATTGGAATCCTATGAAACAAACGCTTAGGGATTACATTAATCTTGTCGCTGGGAAATATCCTTACTGGAATCGAAGCCTAGGCGCGGATCACTTCATGCTTGCTTGCCATGATTGG GGGCCTGAAATTTCCAAGGCTGTTCCGGAGCTATTCAAGAACTCAATTAGAGCGTTATGCAACGCAAATACCTCGGAAGGATTCAAACCTTCTAAAGATGTATCCTTTCCGGAGATCCTTCTTCCGGGAGGTACAATGGACGGCCTAATTGGCGGTCCATCCCCATCACATCGATCAATTTTGGCGTTCTTCGCCGGAGGACTTCATGGACCTATACGCCCGATACTTCTCGAGCATTGGGAAAACAAAGACGACGATATCCAAGTTCATAGGTATCTACCAAAGGGTGTCTCGTACTATGGCATGCTAAGGAAGAGTAAGTATTGCTTATGTCCAAGTGGTTATGAAGTTGCTAGTCCACGAATGGTCGAGGCACTTTACACGGGTTGTGTTCCGGTCCTTATTAAGGACCATTACGTACTACCTTTTAGCGATGTTTTAAACTGGAAATCGTTCTCGGTTGAAGTTCTTGTTGAGGAAATTCCTAACTTGAAGAAAATTCTGGCTGGAATTTCGACAAGGCAATATATAAGGTTGCAAAGAAGAGGTAAACAAGTGAGGAGGCATTTCGAAGTTAATATGCCTCCAAAACGTTACGATGTGTTTCACATGATCCTTCATTCTATTTGGCTTAGAAGACTAAACATGAGAATTCGTGGTGTTGAATATTTGTAA